Within the Achromobacter spanius genome, the region CCGCACCCTGTTCGCCCCCGGGGCGCCAGCCAAGGCCTTGATGTGCCTGGCGGACGGCAAACCCATCGGGTACGCCGTCTATTTCTACAGCTATTCCACCTGGCTAGGCAAGAACGGTATTTACCTGGAAGACCTGTACATCACCCCCGAGCACCGCGGCATTGGCGCCGGGCGCGACCTGTTGCGCCACCTGGCACAGGAAGCCGTGGCCAACGATTGCGGCCGGCTGGAATGGAGCGTGCTGGACTGGAACCAGCCGGCTATCGACTTCTATGTGTCGATCGGCGCGCGGCCGCTGGATGAATGGGTGCGCTACCGCCTGACCGACGATGCGCTGAAGCAGTTCGCCGAAGGCCGTCGCCAGCCCGCCTAGAATTCGGGCAGATCGAACAGTGTGTGCAGCGTAGAGCTGGGGGCGGGCACGGACGCAAGCAGCTCGCGTCCGTCGTCAGCCACCAACACCCGGACGGGTCGCAGCGCCACGCTGGTGCCGTCCACACTGATGGCGGTTTCCACGTCCACCCCCGCCTTGATCGCGTCGATCACCTCGGATGCCGACGCGGTGCCGGGTTCGGTGACCCAGCCCGGTACGCCGCGCTCGGCCTGGCCCCAGCGTACATAGGTGATGTGCCCGCTGACGGGCTCTTTTCGAACGGCGACGATCACGTAAAAAGACATCCAGGCCTCCCTGAAGTGGTGTGGCCAGGATCGTATAGCAAGTTGCCGGTGATGGCATACCCGCCCGCGTCAGGGTTCGATATCGATGGCCGCAAAGGATTTCACCAGATCGTCCAGTTGCTTAAGCTGGGTCAGGAAAGGTTCAAGCTTGTCCAGCGGCAACGCGCTGGGGCCGTCGCACTTGGCGTTCTTGGGGTCGGGATGGGCTTCCAGGAACAAGCCCGCCAGGCCAACCGCCATGCCGGCGCGCGCCAACTCGGCCACCTGTGCGCGTCGGCCGCCGGACGCCGCGTCCAGCGCCGAGCGCTGCTGCAAGGCGTGGGTCACGTCGAAAATCAGCGGACGGTTGTTCGTCACCTTTTTCATGACGCCGAAACCCAGCATGTCGACCACCAGGTTGTCGTAGCCGAAGCTGGTGCCACGGTCGCAGAGAATCAGCTTGTCGTTGCCAGCCTCGGTGAACTTTTCAACAATGTTCAGCATCTGGGTCGGGCTGAGGAACTGCGGCTTCTTGATGTTGACCACGCGCTGGGTCTGCGCCAGCGCCACCACCAGATCGGTCTGACGAGCAAGGAAGGCCGGCAACTGCAGGATGTCGGCCACTTCCGCGACCGGCGCGGCCTGCCAGGGTTCGTGCACATCGGTAATAACGGGCACGCCGAATTCCTTCTTTACCGCTTCGAAGATCTTCATGCCCTCTTCCAGGCCCGGCCCCCGGTAGGAATGGATGGAGGAGCGGTTGGCCTTGTCGAACGAGGCCTTGAACACGTACGGGATGCCCAGCTTGCGGGTTACGCGTTGATATTCCTCGCACGCGCGCAGCGCCAGATCCAGGGATTCCAGTACGTTGATACCGCCAAATAGCACGAAGGGGCGATCATTGGCGCAGTGGATCGACGAGGAAATAGCAACTTCTGGGGCGGTCATGATGGGCGAATCCTGTAAAAATTTTGCGGGTGACAGTGCGTAATGTACAACTAGCCCAAGCCGAAAAACGCGCTTGCGGCCCAAGCCGGCCGTGCCGCGCTGGTCATCGCCCTGCCAGCCATGTGTGGCGTTATCGCTGGACGCGGTGGATATCCCTGTCCACAATGACCCGTCGCGGCCCGGCCATTGCGCCGGCCAGCATTTGAATCAAAGGCGGGCTCATGGGTTTCTTAGACACACTGTTCCGGCGCACGCCCTCGCCGGACCAGTTCGCCAAGCTGTTCGTGGCGGCGGCGCGCAAACAAGGCTTCGAGGGCGATGTGGCGTACAAGGCCGACGAATTTCGGTTATTGCTGGGTGAAGGCTCGTACTTCAACCTGCATAACGCCTACCACGCCTACTGCAACACGCAGGGGGCGCAGCAAAAGCGCGCCTTACAGGGTTTCGTGTCGGCCTTGGCAGGCAGCAAGCAGGCAACGCCGCAGCAGGCCACGGTGATCAGGCCGATGCTACGCGCCGTGATCCGCAGCCGTACCGCGCTGGAAGACGTGCGCCTGCATCACGTTCGCACCGAAGGCGACGACAGCTCCTTCCACCCCGCCTTTCAGCCGTTTGGCGACGATTGCGTGGTGCTGCTGGCGCTGGACCACCCGGACGCGATCTCCACCCTGACCAACGGCCCCGAGGCCGCCTGGCAACTGACGTACGACGAGGCCCTGGCCATTGCCATCGACAACCTGCGCGACACCCCCGACAACTTTACCGAGCTTGCGCCAGGCGTCTACCGTGGCGGATGGGGCGACGGCTACGACATCAGCCGCGCCCTGCTGCCCGACATGATCGAGCGCGTACCGGTGCGCGGCCGGCCGGTCTTCATGATGCCCACGCGCGACGTGCTGCTTGTTAGCGGTGACAACGACCACAACGGCATGACCATGATGGTTGAACTGTGCCACCAGGCGCTGACGCAAGGCCGTTCGGTCAGCGCGCACATGTACCACTACGAAGAGCGGCAAGCACTGCGCTATGTGCCCAAGGATTCATCGCTTGCGCAACGCCAGGCGCATCTTGCCCGCCTGCTCGACAAGTCCGACTACGACGCGCAGAAGGCCACGCTGGACCATATCCACGAAGAACAGGGCATGGATATCTATGTGGCCAACTACAACCTGTTCACGGCGGACGACGACCCGGTCATGTCGTTCTCGTTGGCGTCATGGACGCGCGGGGTCGACACGTCGCTGCCCAAGGTTGACCGCCTGGCCCTGGTGCGCCCCGAGGCCGAAGACGAGCTCGGCGAAGTGAGGGTGGTGTCATGGGAACAGTCGGCGCATCTGCTGGAGCCCTTGCTGACCAAAGAACCGGGGTACCCGGTCCGGTATCGCACTCGCGGCTTTCCCGAAGACTCCCAGCTTGCCGAATTGGACGAAGTGCCGTAATCGGCAGTGAAGGCTCTGATCAGTAACGCCCGAGGACGCTGCCTACGCAAGGACGGCGGCGGTCCCCCGGGCATATCTCAACCCTTGAGCTGCCGAGCCTCCAGGCTCCACAACACCGGATCGCTTGTGGATACCCCCACCGCCCCGTGCTTCATGGCGATGCCGATGTCCGTCTGGTTGCAGACGAACCCCGAGGCAACGATGGGCGGCAGCGCTTGCAAGTCTTGCTTGGCCATGTGCGTCAGCATGGGTGCGGGCATCAACTGAACCAGGTTGGGGTCGCTTTGCTCCAGCGCCTTGACGCTGCGCGGCCAGGTCGAACGGTCGGTCACGAACACCTTTTGCATGGTGACCATGCCCGCCCGGTTGGCACGTTGAATGGTGGCCACGCGGGTGGATACCAGGCTGGCCACGCCGATATCGGCCAGGTATTCCACCCCGCCCTTGTCCTGCGACAGGCCCTCGCAACTGTCGATGTTGACGATGGCGAACTTGCCCGCGCGCTTCAAGGTGGCGATGACGGGCGCCAGCTTGCGCAGTTCGACGTTGGCGACGATACCGATTTCGGCCACGCTGCCCACGAAGGTGTTGATCTGCTCAAGCCCGTACAAGGTCGCAATGACCGGGTGACGCGCCAGACATGCCCCAAATGACCTATCCATGGTTATCGATCTTCCTGACCGTAAAAGCGCTGATCGCTCAAGCCCAGCTTGCCCGGGTTCAGCAGGTTTTGGGGATCCAGCTGGCGCTTGACGGCAAGCATCAGATTGAACGCGCCGCCCAGCGATTCCTGCATGTACGGCGCCCGCAACAAGCCCACGCCATGATGGTGGCTGAGCGCGGCATTATATTTAATCAGCACGGCGTTGGCGGCATCCCAGGCGGTGCGATACCACGTGGCGCGCTGCTCCACCGCGACGTCGCCGCGCAACGAAAAATACAGGCAGGCGCCGTCCACGTAAGCATGCGACTGGTGCGCGGACCCCGCCAGCGTGCCGGGCACCGCATTCACCGCCGCCACCACCTCGTCGTAGATGGCGGACAGGTCGCTCCAGCGCCCCGACATTTCCAGCGTATCGGCCACGAAGCCCGGGCTGCGCTTGAAGCCTTCGGCGCTTTTTCCGGTCAGGTAGCGCGTTTCCAGCCAGCGTTCGAAGATGGCCTCGCCGTCGAGCTTTTCGCCCAGTTCCTCGCAGACGCCTTCGCTGATCTGCATGACGGCGTCCACCATCTGGCGCGCGCCCTCATCGGCCACCAGCAACACGTTCAGGTCAGGCCGGTTGAACTGCACGCCGCTTTCCAATTCGTCGTACAGGCGCAGCGCCGCGGGGTTTGCGCCGCGCTGCATGATCTCGCGGCAGGCATCCAGGCCGATGGCAAAGGTCTTGAAACCGTAGGCGATGG harbors:
- a CDS encoding carbohydrate isomerase; translated protein: MSFYVIVAVRKEPVSGHITYVRWGQAERGVPGWVTEPGTASASEVIDAIKAGVDVETAISVDGTSVALRPVRVLVADDGRELLASVPAPSSTLHTLFDLPEF
- a CDS encoding glycerol-3-phosphate responsive antiterminator: MDRSFGACLARHPVIATLYGLEQINTFVGSVAEIGIVANVELRKLAPVIATLKRAGKFAIVNIDSCEGLSQDKGGVEYLADIGVASLVSTRVATIQRANRAGMVTMQKVFVTDRSTWPRSVKALEQSDPNLVQLMPAPMLTHMAKQDLQALPPIVASGFVCNQTDIGIAMKHGAVGVSTSDPVLWSLEARQLKG
- the kdsA gene encoding 3-deoxy-8-phosphooctulonate synthase, producing the protein MTAPEVAISSSIHCANDRPFVLFGGINVLESLDLALRACEEYQRVTRKLGIPYVFKASFDKANRSSIHSYRGPGLEEGMKIFEAVKKEFGVPVITDVHEPWQAAPVAEVADILQLPAFLARQTDLVVALAQTQRVVNIKKPQFLSPTQMLNIVEKFTEAGNDKLILCDRGTSFGYDNLVVDMLGFGVMKKVTNNRPLIFDVTHALQQRSALDAASGGRRAQVAELARAGMAVGLAGLFLEAHPDPKNAKCDGPSALPLDKLEPFLTQLKQLDDLVKSFAAIDIEP
- a CDS encoding GNAT family N-acetyltransferase, whose protein sequence is MNIAIRPAAPSDAAQIYAFITELAVYERAAHEVIASADDVARTLFAPGAPAKALMCLADGKPIGYAVYFYSYSTWLGKNGIYLEDLYITPEHRGIGAGRDLLRHLAQEAVANDCGRLEWSVLDWNQPAIDFYVSIGARPLDEWVRYRLTDDALKQFAEGRRQPA